A window of Campylobacter concisus genomic DNA:
GTAGCGCAGGATCAGCCCCAAAAACCGTGCAAAGTAAAACCGCTAAAGCAAGCAGTGCTTTCACGACTAATTCCTCATATCAAGGATACTTTTCTTAGTAGCCTCTTTATTTTTTGGCTCAAGCGATATGAAGTGAATTTCTACTCTATTGTTCTTAGCTCTGCCATCTTCTGTGCTGTTACTAGCGATCGGATCAAACGAAGCTTTGCCAGAAGCTATTATTCTATTTTGTGGTACGCCATCGTTGATTAGCTCTTCAACCACGCTTAAAGCCCTTGCAGTTGAGAGCTGCCAGTTATTTTTATAGGCTGAGTCTTTGCTTGGTTCTATATTATCTGTATGGCCGATGATATCGGCTTTTACATCATTGGGCATTTTCGCCACAATCATGCCTATTCGTTTTAAAAATAGCTTCGCATCTTCACCAGAAATTTCAGCACTATCTTTATCAAAAAGCATAGCCGCTGGAAGCCTTACGATAAAGCCATCCTCGCTCTCTTCCATCGTAATCTCAGGTGCGCCACTAGCAGTTAGCAGCTCATTTATTTTTTTAACTGTCGCACTTAGCTCGCTTTGTGAGCCCTTTTGCCTGCTTGTTTTTTTTGCACGAGTATTTTCTGGATCTGTCTCTTTTTCTATCTGATTTTCAGGCCTAGCACCACCTTCAAGCACACTCAAAGCACCAGCTAGTGAGCCAACAGCGGCCTCCATCTTTTTAGCATCCATTGTCGCCATAGAAAGTAATAAAACGAAAAAACAAAGCAAAAGTGACATGAGGTCGCCAAAAGCAGCTAGCCACTCAGGCATACATTTTGGACACTCTTCTGGTTTTATTAACTTACCCATTATTCAAACTGACTTTTTCTATCTTTTGGTGGTAAAAATGCTAAGAGTTTAGCTTCAAGCGTTCTTGGATTATCGCCTGCTTGTATCGACATGATTCCCTCAAGTACAACTTGTTTTTCAAGTGCTTCATCAGCATCGCGAATAGAGAGGATATTTGCCACAGGTGCGCCTATGATGTTACCTATCATCGCACCATAAAGTGTCGTAAGCAAGGCAACCGCCATTGATGGGCCGATCGCACTAGGATCTGACATGTTAAGAAGCATCGCAACAAGACCAATGAGCGTACCTATCATACCCATAGCGCCCGCAAAACCGCCAACTTGCTCAAAAATTTTAATATTATTTGAATGTCTTGTACTAGTTTGATCGATATCGATCTCTAAAAGCGCTCTTATCGCATCTGGCTCATTGCCATCGACCGCCATTGAGAGGCCTCTTTTTAAAAACTGATTTGTCTCATTATTTACTTCGCTTTCGAGCGATAAGATACCATCACGTCTAGCTTTAGTTGAATAATCGACTATTTTTTTTATAGTCTCAGGTAAATTTACTACGACTGATGGTTTAACAGCAATGCCATAAAATTTACCAATTCCTTTAAGCGTCTCCATCTTGAAGCCAACCATCATAACGCCGATAGTACCACCAAAAACGATCATCACAGAAGGAATATCGATGTATGGTCCTATACCAACGCCTATCGCCATTGATCCAAACAAAAGCACTAGGGTCAAAACCCAGCCGACGACGGTTCCTAAATCCATTTAAGCTCACTTTATTTATAAATTCTTAAGAATTGCTATTTTATTAGCTTTTTGTTGAAACAATCGTTAAATTAAAAAAAATGTTTGCCATTTTTTGCTACAATCTGCGAAATTTTTAACGTTAAAAGGCTTAAAAATGAACAATACTTCAATCATAATTTTAGCTGCTGGTCTTGGCACCAGAATGAAATCAAAACGTCCAAAAGTTCTATTTGAACTTTGCGGTGAGCCGATGATCATTCACATCTTAAAGCAAGCTTATGCGATCACAAATGACGTTAGCGTCGTGCTTCACTACGAAAAAGAGTTAATTAGCAAAAAAATAAAAGAAATTTTTCCTCAAACTAAAATTTTTGAGCAAGATCATACAAATTTCCCAGGCACTGCTGGCGCGATAAAGAGCGTAAATTTAAGCGGCGAAAAGGTGCTTGTCACTTGCGGTGACATGCCTCTTGTAAAATCAACCGATCTAATGCGTCTAGCAAATGCTGAAGCGGACGTGGTTATGAGCTCATTTGAAGCAGCAAATCCTTTTGGCTACGGCAGAGTCATCATAAAAAATGGCAAAGTTGAAGGCATCGTCGAGCAAAAAGATGCTAGTGAAGCACAACTTGCCATAAAAAGCGTAAATGCTGGTTGCTACTGCTTTAAACGCGAGGCACTAGAGCAAATTTTACCGCTCATAAGTAACCAAAACGCGCAAAAAGAGTACTACCTAACTGACGCCATAAAAATAGCAAATGAAAAGGGCTTAAAGTGTGTTGCGGTTAATGTTAATGAGCAAAATTTCATGGGCATAAATGATAAATTTCAGCTTAGTATTGCAGAAAAGATCATGCAAGATGAGATCAAGCAAAATTTGATGAAAGCTGGCGTCTTGATGCGCATGCCTGAGAGCATTTTCATAGACAGCAGAGCCAAATTTGAAGGCGAGTGCGTACTCGAAGAAAACGTAACTATCCTTGGCGAGTGCGTCATCACAGAGAGCATCATCAAAAGCTCATCAGTAATAGAAAGTAGCATCATCAAAAACTCAGACATCGGCCCACTAGCTCACATAAGGCCAAATTCTGAAATTTCTGACACGCACATAGGAAATTTTGTCGAGGTAAAAAAAGGCGTTCTTAGCGGCGTAAAAGCTGGACACTTAAGCTATCTTGGCGACTGCGAGATAGAAAGTGGCACAAATATCGGTTGTGGCACGATCACATGCAACTACGACGGCAAGGCGAAATACAAAACCAAAATCGGCAAAAACGTCTTCATTGGCTCAGATACGCAGCTAGTTGCCCCTGTAAATATTGCTGATAATGTCATCATCGCAGCAGGTAGCACCATCACTAAAGATGTTGAAAGTGGAGCGCTAGCGATTAGTAGAGCTAGACAAGAGAACAAAAGCGGCTTTTTTGAGAAATTCTTTGGCAAAGACGATGTTAAAAAATAAGAAAATTTTACTTGCCGTTTGCGGCAGTATCGCCTTTTACAAGGCATTCGAAATTTTATCGCTGCTTAAAAAGCAAGGCGCAGATGTTTATGTGGCTTTAAGTGACGGAGCGCTTGAATTTTGCAGTGTAAGCGGCTTTGAGGCGCTAAGCGAGCATAAAATTTTAAGCTCACAAACGCAAAACTGGCAAGATGGCGTAAATCACATAGGCTACTCTAAAATGGATCTAGTCCTTATCGCACCCGCCTCGGTAAATACGATAAATAAGCTAACAGCTGGTATCTGCGACAATGTCTTTATGCAAACGCTAATCGCCGCCTCGCACGTGCCTTTAGTCGTTGCCCCTGCTGCAAATAACAATATGATTGAGCATTTTGCTACGCAAAATTCGCTTGAAATTTTAAAGAAAAACGGTGCTTTAGTGGTTGAGCCAGTGCTTAAAACTCTAGCTTGCGGCGACGTTGGCAAGGGCGGTCTTGCAAGTCCTGAAGTGATAGTAGAAGCTGCCATTAAAAGGCTTAGCAGGCCACTTTTTGCAGGCAAAAAAGTAGTAATCACTGGTGGCGCGACGACAGAAAAGATAGATGATGTTAGAGCCATTACAAATTTCTCAAGCGGTAAGATGGCGATGGCGCTTGCAAGAGCTTTTTATTACTCTGGTGCTGATGTTACGCTACTTGCTAGCTTTGAAGTGGAAAACGAGCCATTTGAGATTTTAAAATTTAGCTCAAGCAATGAACTTTTAGAGCTTTGCAAGAGCGAGTGTGAGAGCGCAAATTTACTTGTGATGTGTGCTGCAGTAAGCGATTTTGTGCCGACAAAAACCCACGGCAAGATAAAAAAAGAGGATGTTGGCGAAATTTTAAGCTTAAGTCTAAAGAGAAATGTCGATATTTTGCAAAGCTTAAAAGAGTTTAGCTGCAAAAAGATCGGCTTTAAGCTTGAAATCTCAAGCGAGAGCGCACACAAAAATGCTAGAGCAATGCTAGAGCAAAAGGGGCTTGACGCAGTTTGTCTAAATATCTTGGGTGAGAAAAATGGCTTTGCAAGCGAGCAAAATGAGGTAAATTTCATCACGAAAAATAGTGAAACTTTGCTACCGCTTGCCGCAAAAGACGAGATCGCAAGACATATCGTGGAGCTAGCGGTAAATTTATGATAGAGAAAATTTCTCACATTCAAAAAATAGCAAAAAATGCAAATTCTCCGTTAGTAGCTATAAATTCGTCACTTCCGCTTAGTATCTTAGTAAGCCAAAAGATCGGTTTTAACAGATACATTTTAAATTTTGCAAATAGAAATTTAAACACAAAAAGCGCAAAAGAGCTAAACGTAGGCTCGAAATACTGGGGCGAGGTGCAAAGCCAGGGCGAGAATATCGTTATAAAAAATTTATA
This region includes:
- a CDS encoding flagellar motor protein MotB — translated: MGKLIKPEECPKCMPEWLAAFGDLMSLLLCFFVLLLSMATMDAKKMEAAVGSLAGALSVLEGGARPENQIEKETDPENTRAKKTSRQKGSQSELSATVKKINELLTASGAPEITMEESEDGFIVRLPAAMLFDKDSAEISGEDAKLFLKRIGMIVAKMPNDVKADIIGHTDNIEPSKDSAYKNNWQLSTARALSVVEELINDGVPQNRIIASGKASFDPIASNSTEDGRAKNNRVEIHFISLEPKNKEATKKSILDMRN
- a CDS encoding motility protein A, which gives rise to MDLGTVVGWVLTLVLLFGSMAIGVGIGPYIDIPSVMIVFGGTIGVMMVGFKMETLKGIGKFYGIAVKPSVVVNLPETIKKIVDYSTKARRDGILSLESEVNNETNQFLKRGLSMAVDGNEPDAIRALLEIDIDQTSTRHSNNIKIFEQVGGFAGAMGMIGTLIGLVAMLLNMSDPSAIGPSMAVALLTTLYGAMIGNIIGAPVANILSIRDADEALEKQVVLEGIMSIQAGDNPRTLEAKLLAFLPPKDRKSQFE
- the glmU gene encoding bifunctional UDP-N-acetylglucosamine diphosphorylase/glucosamine-1-phosphate N-acetyltransferase GlmU codes for the protein MNNTSIIILAAGLGTRMKSKRPKVLFELCGEPMIIHILKQAYAITNDVSVVLHYEKELISKKIKEIFPQTKIFEQDHTNFPGTAGAIKSVNLSGEKVLVTCGDMPLVKSTDLMRLANAEADVVMSSFEAANPFGYGRVIIKNGKVEGIVEQKDASEAQLAIKSVNAGCYCFKREALEQILPLISNQNAQKEYYLTDAIKIANEKGLKCVAVNVNEQNFMGINDKFQLSIAEKIMQDEIKQNLMKAGVLMRMPESIFIDSRAKFEGECVLEENVTILGECVITESIIKSSSVIESSIIKNSDIGPLAHIRPNSEISDTHIGNFVEVKKGVLSGVKAGHLSYLGDCEIESGTNIGCGTITCNYDGKAKYKTKIGKNVFIGSDTQLVAPVNIADNVIIAAGSTITKDVESGALAISRARQENKSGFFEKFFGKDDVKK
- the coaBC gene encoding bifunctional phosphopantothenoylcysteine decarboxylase/phosphopantothenate--cysteine ligase CoaBC; translated protein: MLKNKKILLAVCGSIAFYKAFEILSLLKKQGADVYVALSDGALEFCSVSGFEALSEHKILSSQTQNWQDGVNHIGYSKMDLVLIAPASVNTINKLTAGICDNVFMQTLIAASHVPLVVAPAANNNMIEHFATQNSLEILKKNGALVVEPVLKTLACGDVGKGGLASPEVIVEAAIKRLSRPLFAGKKVVITGGATTEKIDDVRAITNFSSGKMAMALARAFYYSGADVTLLASFEVENEPFEILKFSSSNELLELCKSECESANLLVMCAAVSDFVPTKTHGKIKKEDVGEILSLSLKRNVDILQSLKEFSCKKIGFKLEISSESAHKNARAMLEQKGLDAVCLNILGEKNGFASEQNEVNFITKNSETLLPLAAKDEIARHIVELAVNL